A stretch of DNA from Raphanus sativus cultivar WK10039 unplaced genomic scaffold, ASM80110v3 Scaffold0562, whole genome shotgun sequence:
GGTTGAAGCAGTTGCAAGTCCTACAAATGACTCAAGAGTGGTGTTGAAGATGTTTAAGAGCATCATTTTTCCAAGGTTTGGAGTTCCTAGAGTGGTGATAAGTGATGGAGGCTCACATTTCATCAACAAACTTTTTGAGAATCTTCTCAAGAAGAATGgagtgaaacacaaggttgcaaccctTATCACCCTCAAACCAGTGGTCAAGTTGAAATCtctaacagagagatcaagggtatcttggagaagattgtgggaGCCAAGAGGAAGGATTGGTCAGACAAgcttgatgatgcactttgggcCTATAGGACAGCATACAAGACACCATTGGGAACCACCCCTTTCAACCTTGTGTATGGGAAAGCTTGTCATCTACCAGTAGAACTTGAGTACAAGGCATTGTGGGCTGTGAAATTACTGAACTTTGACATCAAGaatgcaaaagaaaagagactTTTTCAGCTTCATGAGCTTGATGAGATTAGGATGGATGCTTTTGAGAACTCAAGGATCTACAAGGAGAGAACCAAAGCCTTTCATGACAAGAACATTTTGAAGAGAGAGTTAAGAGCTGATGATCAGATACTCCTCTACAACTCTAGGCTGAAGTTGTTTCCAGGGAAGCTCAAATCAAGGTGGTCTGGACCCTTTAAGATCAAGGAAGTTAAGCCTTATGGAGCAGTGGTTCTTTGGGATAAGAATGGAGGAGAGTTCACAGTGAATGGACAAAGAGTGAAGCTCTATTTGGGTACTACACCAAAAGGAAGATGGATTCTCAATTCCACTTTCTGAACCCACCTCCACCTAGTCTCAAAAGaagcaaagtcaagctagagactttaaacaagctcacttgggaggaagtcccatgtctATCCTTGTAAATATTGCATTAGAATTTCTTTTTCGAGTTGAAGTGAAGTGAACCTTGGAGAATGGGTACCATGGATAGAGAAGACAAGAAGCTAGTGTGGTATGGGTTGAGGAGAAaggttctctaaaaaaaaaaaaaaaaaaaaaaaaaaaagattgaaacgAGAGGACCGGACTGTGAGGACCGGGAAGGAGAAGCCGGGCGTGGAGGCTTGATAAGTTTGTCCATTTGGACCGGGATGTGAGGACCGTGCAATGCAACCCGGGCGTGCTAGAGAGGACCGGAGAGATGAGACCGCGTTTCCTCACCCGGGCGTGCAGCAGTACGGACGACGCTTCCATTCGACGACCCGCGTCCCGCTCCAAGCCCGCGTACCGCTCCAACCCGCGTCCCGCTCCACGACCCGCTCCAGGtaagttttcttctctttttcgaCCCAACCCGTTTGCCcacgacccgacccgaaccaaACCCCCCTCCTAACCTAATTGTCGACCCTTTTCCTCTCATTCCTCACCTCTTTCACAAATCTAAAACCTCTCTTACCTCCAAGAACCAAAAACACCTTATCTCACTCAAATCTCCACCAAATCAATCCATTCTTTTCCCTAAATCAAAGTCTTTCTCCCATTAGTCTATTTTCTTGAATCCTTTCTTCATTTTCCATCATCCATAGCAAGGTATGAGTTCTTTAAGTTCAAATTCGTAACTCTCATGAACCCTAAAAATTTGAACTTGAAATTTGAGCTTTTTCTTGCTAGATTCTTGTAAAATAGACTAGGGAAAGCTTTTATATCATGCTGGGTAGTTGGTTTCATGGTGGAATTGAGGTTAATTTGAGCTTTGAGAAATTAGGGTTCATGAGATTTGgggattttttcaaaaattgctTGTTTTAGGATATTCTTGGAGTAGATTGGATGCTAAGCTGGTGGAGAACTTAGATTTAAGGTTGATTTCGTGCTGTAGAGTGATTGATCAAGAGTTTTGCTGATTAGAGATTCTAgctcttaaaaaaaaaaaaaaaaaaaaaaaaaaaaaaaaatcgaattttGAGCATGAGATCCTCTAATTTAGTTTGCAGCTCTTGTTTTGCTTAGCTATTAATTTGAATTAGGTTTTCTAGAGCTGAGCTCTTTCGCTTTGATCATTTCTCTctctttgaaaattttatttcctttgcTCACTCCTTTCCAAGGTTTTTCTTTTCAGGTACCAATGGCACGACAAACTCAAGCTGAGATAGaggcggagaagaagaagaaagctgagAGAGAGACTGATAGAACAGGGAAAGTGTTGGGTTCACAACCTGGTTCCGAGGAGGAACGTAGGCAGCAAGCTTTAGCCATGCTCAAGAAGAAAACACAAGCCAAGAGAGATGGCAAAAGAATTGCTGCTGATGAAAGTGCGGCCGACATTGCTCACAAGCAAGCCCCTCCCAAGAGAGCAAGAGCGCCAAGGGGTAAAGTGGAGGCACTCTTGTATTGGAGAAAAGCAACCAAGAAGCTAATCTTACCATTTCAACTCATGCTCCAATACCACAGCCGAAACCACCTACCAAGCGGCCCACTTCTCAGCTAGTTTGTAAGGAGGTGCACCAAAACCAAGTCCTTAAGGATCAGCAGTTAAGAGCAAAGCAGAAGAAAGAGGGCAAAAGACCTGTGGTTGAAGAGAGTGACAGTGAAAAAGCTGAGGATCCCTCTCCAGACAGTGATGAGGATCATGGCCCTCCCAAGAGGAAAAACTTCAATGCTGGCAGAGATAGGAAGAAGAAACCCACAGAAGCTGAGTTGGTGGAGCAAATGAGGAAAGGTATTGCTTGGCCTCCAACAAGATTTGTGGACAGGACCCTCTTACAAGGGTTGTATCTTGATGATGATGTTAAGGAGATGCTAGCGTTCATGAAGATAGGCAGCTTCTATTCAGTGGCTTACCAAACTTATCCCGATGTCTCTTGCCAGTTCTTGTCTACTCTTGAAGCGACATTTCACACCAAGAAGAGTGCACAGCAAGGCTGGGGAAGAATCACCTTTAAGATCGCTGGTCAGTCTTACACCATGTCCTTCACAGAGATTGGAGAAGCTCTTGGCCTCCATGATGGGAGGAATCCAGCTCTTCCTCAGCTCACCAATGCACCAAAAGGCAAAGGAATCGAAGACCTAACTTGGAAATTGATATCAGGAAAGGGAAGAGAGGGTAGGAAAGACAGAAGCACAGCCATCAAGCACCCTACCTTGCGCTATCTCCACAGGTTCCTTATTCACACCCTGTTCTACAAGAAGGAGGTGAGTAATATCGCTGGAGAGGAATTGAGATTTCTTCATCAAGCTGTCCAACACTATGCCACCCACCCTGAGTTACCCATTGTCCCTGATGACTTCTACAGTGATTTTGGTATGGTGGGATACTTTGTGACGCGCCTCATGTACTATAAGGATTGGGCTTGGACAAACCGCGATTCCGAACCTCAGATTGGGATCGGTGGCTGGATAACCCCACTACTTGGTTACTTGGGGATTGATTTGGGAACTGATAAATCAGGTCCAGCTTACTTGAATGGGAAGTACCTACAGAAAGTCCAATTCCTAGCAGGGACATTAGATGGAAGGTATGTCTACTCATACAAGAGGCTCAACAAGAAAGCTGAGATTGTTCTTCCCAACTACCCACTCACCACCTTGACAAGTCCGGGTGCAATCAGGTTCGATATTGATGAGGAGCACTTGCTCAAATGCCATGGAGCGCTTGGCCCTGTGACTCAAACGGCAGCAACAGGAGGCAGCGACGAGGTATATACTCAGGGGTACGCAAGCAGGGCCACTGAACACCTTTTTGGCCCTCCTCGCTACAAGTTCGACCAGTTCACAGGTGCTTTACCTCTTGGCCCCCTTCGCGATGCTCATGATCAGATCAGTACCCTCCAGAGGTGGAGCAGAGCTCAGGATAGAACCATTTACAAGCTCACCAACAAATGTAAGGAGCTGAGAAGAACCGTGAAGAGACAAGCTAAGGCCTCAGCTATTTTCATGAGAAAGGTGACTGATGTTTTGACTAGAGGGGCTGTAGCTGGATGTAAGGCGGAGGACTTTGACATTGATGCTCTCATCACGCCCCCACCTCAACCTCTCTATGACCCATCCGCACCAGAATCAAGGGAGCAGTCTCTCCGCAGCTTGAGAAACCATACATCTTCCTTCAGAATCAGGAAACAAATCTCCTTCTCTTGACACCACTGATGAAGATGACAACTCCGAGGCATCAGCCTCTTCTCACGCTCCATAGAGGTACTCCAACACCTTCCTTTGTATATACCATTTTCATTTGcattttgcttttattttggtcatctctctccacttttcacacaagagactgtgtgaattaagtgtgggggaggtgcaAGTTGCTAATGTTCTTGTGTTTTCTTGTCATTTAGCATGCATTGTATATAGTTATTGCAtagaaaacccataaaaaattTTTGATTGAAAAGCACAAAAAGAAGCAtctagttgcatcatttgcattttaggattgagtctagatgCATTCATGCATAAGGGGATGATTTTACCTTGCATGCTAAGTTCTCATTTTAgcaacctttgtaatcatgataACTAGATTGAGCATTCTCTTGATATCTTGTAGACTTTGTGCCTTGAATTctcttcttgaaactcattggattgtttgaaactctctctttgaagattGCTCCTGTCTTATTTAAACTCaatgtctcttgcttatggtCTTTGTGTGCTGAGTCATGGCTTATACACACTTGAATTGTCATGCTTTTtgccaatctttttgacaatttcaAGTGGCACTCCACACCCTGAACCCAAAGCTTTCTTTCAAGCCTTCATTGTTTGTTGAGTGAGGTCTTTTTGGAAAGCTttgcatgtgcataatgttgagagtatcggGGTCGACAATGCTTAGTTCCATTCTAGCTAGATTAGACACATCTTTGTCTAGCACTTAGGATTGGGCGGTGAGTgttgttgattttattttgggaGTATGGTTTGGTTAAGAAAGAGGAGTTTAGACTTTTAGAACTCTAAGAAGTGATTGTCTTGTCTCAAgggattataatttgtgatccTTAGCTCAAAGCatgtcttggcccccaaataataaaaaaaataataataataaaaaaaaattaaaaaaaaaaaaatgaaaaaagggggctagcaaagtttaGAAAGAGCTAAGTTGAATCTTAaagtgtaaataaaaataaaaaaatccctTGATTGACtccataaaagaaaagagttctATTTAAAGAAGTGTTTTGAGTTCTTTGGGATATCTTGGTGAGTGATGAGAGTTGGGTTTTGGCACTTGAAGTTGAAGTTTCAGCTTGTATATGTATGGggaagggtagaacaatggagattgagcattgtatgcatgagttgacccctttcttagatatattatgtgcattaccaaagctactttgttttgagagtaaaccacctctAAAAGATTGTTTTGAACTTCTTATTTCATCATTGAACAAAAGCATTTCCTttcaaaccaaatgacttggacctttTGACCATTTGCAAGAttttctattgagtttgcttaatGATTGTTAGAGAGTTGTTGAATTTGGGTTTGTGGAATCATgatgatgagtgtagagatcaaaagagttgaataggtctagagaagttagagaagaATGGATGTTTTGCTCTAGCTAGTTgttatgattatgcaaggttgttaagATGATGGCTAAGAAGAGcgttttttttggttatgaaaTCCCTGTTTTCAAGCCTCTCCTCCttagttcttgaaagtttacttgaggacaagtaaaggactagtgtgggggagttgatatcttgcatattacatgtttttagctttcatatcttatgcattttgatcatatagcttagatcttagtgtctttaggatccatattgcattcatatgtccctatcaggtgttggagcatactatgagatgatgtgaagtgtttgaGAGTTCAAAGATCCAAGAGAGGTGAAGAATGATGCTCAGCCAAACAAGTACTCTTTTAGACTCGACTGGACCGGAATGGTCGAGACCGGAATCACCATCCCGGGCGTGTGGGCAAGACCGGAGAGACAAGACCGCCATCACCAACTCGGGCGTGAAGGCCAGGACCGGACAGGTCAGACCGTGCAACACAACTCGGGCGTATGGGCGAGGACCGGACGTGCAGGACCGCCATGACCAACCCGGGCGTGCAGGCTCAGACCGGATTGCTTGGACCGGGATGAGGAAGCCGGGCGTATGGGCAGGACCGGGATGCAGGACCGGGATCACCATGCCGGGCGTGAAGAGAAGAGAGTGTGGTCGAGGCTGGTTTTCTCAAACCGTTCCGGTTCGACCCAATtcgaccttgggtcattttaaacacaTTTTGAAGTTCTAATTAGCCTATACAAAGGGCATTCTAGTCTTTTATCATATGTGTCTCTCTTTACCCTAAACCTacctataaatactttgtaatctCTATTTTGTGGGGATTATCTTATTTTCCTcttaagaaacacaaaacaatTGGGTGAAAGTTCTTTCCttgaatcaaatcatcatcttcttgtgtgttcttgagtgtttataatttcttattgatctttcttaaacatgattaagcttggaaacctcatgggttcaagagtaatcatggtgattagtgagtagatccacttttggattcatgggttagggagattaagggtgattaggcttgatctaaggtgtttaggtgtagatccttcttaatccttgctagtagagtgtttttaatgcttctttagagctggcctctctaaagttgagttctagacatttcccacccacaaggtgtttgatgaaatgtctgaccaactctcctaagcttttaacatactctaccaaagagatttgttgttaaaggtgttaagatggctattagacttattgttaatgattgcttcctaaacattcaacctaagagattagatgcttgagttttggaagcaaatgagcattcatttAGAGATAAAGTTTGCTTAGTCTTGTGTCTAGGCctaaggtagatagattgattgaaagctagCACCTTAGTTGGAGTTTGATCACCCAAAGTCATAttcccttatcccatgagtcctctcattctcataatcaaagaaagtctTTTGCTTTGTTGCATTTTTATTCCTATTTTAGAGTAGTttctcatctcatcttgatagcatttagcttaagcatggtcttgcattcctaGTGCTTCGCATTCCCTTAGAATTGGATTGACATCCTTTATACTTCAACATTTGAATAGGATCTTAGCAAAATCCTGTTATCACTTTTGCTTCCATGTCCACTGTCTTCGTGCGCTAATTCTtctatgtttctttttaaaaattattcttCTATGTTCCTCTTTCCTCTTAGCCTTTAGCTAGTGATCTATCTTCCATTACACCATTTGAATGATGATGGATGCATACAGCTGAGATCGATCAACTACAAATTTTGCAACTAATGTTTGGAACTCTAGAGAATGAATGATAAAACAAGAATTACatcttttagttttataatatattaaatcttttttcttcttcatgttTTTGTCATGTCTCcaaacataatttttgaaatcaaGTCTAAACATATGACTTATGActctaaaacaaaacaaaatacaatCGTTACAAAACTCTTGTCAAATAACTGTAGAAGTTTAGCCACTCTCTAGCTAATTATAAAAGGAGTTAGTTGGTGCTGCCGGTGATAAGTTTactttttatttcctttgttGTTGAAAAAATCATTCACTATTTTGAATAACTCAATAGTgctactgtttttttttgtcccaCTCCACAAAACTTTTCTTTACATCACAAATATTTACAACATACACATCACAAAAACACATTAAATCCAAATTAAAGGACAAATCACTAATATACAAAGCTTAAAAATCACAAGAATAGTCTAAAAATTCACACGgctaatctatttttttttttgaaacactaaaaaaaaaaagtagattagCCGTGTGAATGACAATTGttgtttttgattattgttGATTGACAATTGACAATTGTGAATGAGttgatttatttgattattgttGTTTTTGAATTTCTGTATAGACACAACTATTTcatatttgattaaatattactTATTGGGGGCTAGTGGCAGAACATTGAACAAGAAGCTATACAAATAACACAATCTTTCACTTTTGTTTGTCTCTTCCCCCATAGTATCTTTGTGGATTGTCAACGCTCTCTGAAAGAGGTGCCCAAGAAGCTTCCTTTTcactctctctgtctctctctttaaaaacaaaaattacttCAACCAACGATTAGTCCCTTTCACCACCATCTCTCTGCTTCTCGACTTCTCCTTCACCATCACAAACtcccttcttctcttctctctttctctgcaTTTCACCAAACAGTGTTCCTTCTGATTTTGCTCGAGATCTTTACTAAATCCTCAAATTCAATCCTATTCTGCAAAAAAATCTCCCCTTTACCTCTAAAAGCTCGAAACTTTTCTCTGATCTGAAGCCTTGAAAAACATGGGATTCTCAGCTGGGAAAAGAAAGTCACGAGACGAACAAGACTACACAGTAACCTTAGCTTCTCCTCCTGATTCTTTCCCCTTGGATGAACTCAGCGACGACGTCCTCGAGAGAGTCCTCTCGTGGCTACCAACTTCCTCTTTCCTCCGCATGACCTCCGTCTGCAAGAGATGGAAATCAACCCAATCCTCCAAAAGCTTCAACCTTGCTTGCTCCCAAGTCCCTCTCCGAGATCCTTGGTTCTTCATGGTCCCTAACGACTCCAATTCTTCGACTTTCGTACACGACTCCACGGAGAAGAGCTGGAAGAACCTCAGCCACCGCAGCAACCGCCGCGGTTTCATCCCCGTGGCTTCCTCTGGCGGTTTGCTCTGTTTTCGATGCTCTGTTTCTGGCGACTTCTTCCTCTGTAATCCCATCACTGGATCTTCTCTTGACCTTCCTTCTCTAGATAACAGCAAACCTCTCCAAGCTGTAGCCATGACTGCAACTCTCACTCCCTCCGGCTACAAGCTCGTTACAATCTCTGGAGAAGCCCCAAACCTCTGTTTCCGGTTCTACGAATCAGATTCCGGTTCATGGAGCAAAGAGTTGAACTTAGTGAAGAAGAACGATGGAGATGAGTACAATGATGATTCATCAGATGATGATAATGGAACAGTCTACTTTCTCAGCAAGACAGGAACCGTGGTTGTAGCGAGTAACAATCTCCAGAGAAGCCCTTCGAAGCAATACTCTTCTGTTATAACCGTTAAGGACAATGCAGAGACCGTCTACTTTCTCAGCTCTTACGGAACCATCATAGCTTGTGACCTCGCCAAAAGATGCTTCACCGAGCTCCCTAAGCTTCTTCCTCCGTTTCTTGAGTATTCCATCGACTTGGTGGAATGTAACGGAACCATGTTTGTGATTCTTCTCTCTGAGTTCTACGAAAGCACCAGCTTGAGGATTTGGAAACTAGAGAACCAGAGTTGGGTTCATGTCGGGATGTTGCCTCCTGCAATGTCCCATGAGTTGTACGGGAGAGAAGGTGACATAAACTGTGTTGGAGGAGCTGGAAACAAGATACTTGTGTGCTTCAACACCAATCCTCCTGAGATGTATTATAGATACTTTCTGTATGATTTAGTTTCAGAACAGTGGAGCGAGTTGCCAAAATGCTTCAAGGATGGAGAAGCTGTGGAGTTCGTTTCTGCTCTTTCGTTCCAGCCTCGGATCGAAGCAACAGTTTGAAGTTTTAGCTCTTTAAGGATCTGATTTCATTCTTTTTCAGATAAATGCACTGTAACTTGATTTATATAATGTATTGACAATCATTGAGTTAGAACACGAATGATTTGTAGTAAGAAGAAAGCTTGTCTCTACCAAAAGTCACCACATGAGCATTTACCATCCTTGAATCGGTGAAACCGGTTTGCATCTCTCAGTACAATCTCCCTATCATACACCTTTGATATGTATTTCATTGCGTTGTGGCAATCTCCACATACGCGAAGATTCTTGATCACCCTGATAGGTGTGGATGGAGGAGTGCTCATAAGCCCGAACGCAACGGCCAGCTTCTCGCTGTGGTAATACAGTGCGCgctctttctcttcttcctccacaTCTACAAGTGTGAAATCTGTCTCAGGAACATACCCTTCTTGTTTGATGTCTCTGATCACATCCTTTACTTTCTTGTGTATCAATTCACTTTGAGGGTTTGATCTGTCGTCCACAACAAATAGATGGATCTTGTTTTTCACCTCGATCCAGCTGAACCCCGGGTCCTTTTTCACTTTCTGCCCTTTCATCATCGTCCGGGCGAGTTTCATCTCAGACCATTTCGAAGCAGCTGCGTACATGTTGGATAAAAGCACATAAGCTGATGAATCCAATGGCTCTAGCTCCAAAAGCTTAGCTGCCACTCTCTTCCCTGTTTCTGTATCCCCTTGAACTCTGCAAGCTGCAAGCAGTGCTCTGTACATCGATGCTGAAGCTTCCAAGGACATTGACTCGATCAATTTCTCAGCCTCTCTAACAAGTCCAGCGCGGCCAAGCGCATCAGCTAAACAAGAGAAGTGTTCTATCTCAGGTTTTATGCCATAGTCTCGATGCATTGATTCGATATGCTTGTATGCCTCGGATACTAAGCCTGAGTGACTGCAAGCAGAGAGAACACCGATGAATGTGACCTTATCAGGTTTTATACCCAAAGATTTCATCTGTTTGAAAAGCTGGAGCGCTTCTTTTCCTTCCCCATGTTGAGCTAATCCTACTAACATGGCGTTCCAGGCAGCGATGTTCCTCATTTCGATCCTTTTGAACAAAGAATATGCGTCGTCTATGCTTCCGCACTTAGCATACATGTCCACAAGTGAAGTTCCAACGAACGTATCACCTGTGCAGTTCAACTTGAGGGCGTTTGCATGAATTTGTCTCCCTTGTTCTAACGCCGTCAAGCAAGAGCTTGCTTTCGCAAGCGTGGCTATTGTAAATTCATCAGGCAACACTCCCATGAGCCTCATCTGGCTATAAACATGAAAagctctctcttcttctccattctCTATGCATCCTGATATCATAGTCGTCCAAGCAACATCGTCGGGCGCAGGAATACTATTGAAAGCAAACTGTGCTGCTCTCATATCGCCACATTTTACGTACATATCCAAAACTCCACTGCTGACCCATAGATCTAAGTCGTATCCGGATTTGATTGCATAAGCATGGACTTGCTTTCCTTGATTTACCTCG
This window harbors:
- the LOC108837163 gene encoding F-box only protein 13; amino-acid sequence: MGFSAGKRKSRDEQDYTVTLASPPDSFPLDELSDDVLERVLSWLPTSSFLRMTSVCKRWKSTQSSKSFNLACSQVPLRDPWFFMVPNDSNSSTFVHDSTEKSWKNLSHRSNRRGFIPVASSGGLLCFRCSVSGDFFLCNPITGSSLDLPSLDNSKPLQAVAMTATLTPSGYKLVTISGEAPNLCFRFYESDSGSWSKELNLVKKNDGDEYNDDSSDDDNGTVYFLSKTGTVVVASNNLQRSPSKQYSSVITVKDNAETVYFLSSYGTIIACDLAKRCFTELPKLLPPFLEYSIDLVECNGTMFVILLSEFYESTSLRIWKLENQSWVHVGMLPPAMSHELYGREGDINCVGGAGNKILVCFNTNPPEMYYRYFLYDLVSEQWSELPKCFKDGEAVEFVSALSFQPRIEATV